GGGAGACCGGCCTGTGGCCACCCTTTTGCCTTTCAACATCCGCCCCCAGGTTAAGGTCGTCGGCCAGGGGAATCATCCCGCCTTTGATGTGGAGATCCGGTTAAAGGCGACTCTCCTTCAACTGAGCCGGCCGCTTTCAACCGATCGATTGGAGAAGATGGCTGAAGAGCTGGTAAAAAAAGAGGTGCAGGAAACTTATCGGAATGCCGTGGCGAAGAAAGTGGACCCTTATGGTCTCCTCCATCACCTCTATCACCAGGATCCCAAGAGGTGGAGGAAGATTCTCTCCTCCCGGTCGTTTTTTCCTCTAAAGAACGACTCCTTAAGGAGAATCACCGTCAAGGTGGAGATTCTCTCAACCGGAAAAGTGAAATAAGGAGGGAGATACCCCCTCCTTATCTCTTCTCGTTTTCCTAGAGAACACGTTCCAAATTGCCGTTTCTGTCCATCTTAAATACGGGGGTCTCCTCTTGCCCTTCCCCCAAGACCACCATCTTCCTCGCCCGCTCCATGATCTGCAGCAAGGTCTTATAATCGTCGTTTACCGTCTTGGCGGAAGAGTATTCTTCTTTCATCTTCTTGTTCTCCTCTGTTAATCTGCCAATCTCCCTCTCCTTCTCTTTCAACTCCCCTTCCAATTGATGCGCCTTTTTTGTCAATTCCTGCAAAACCGCCTTTTGATCTTTCAGAAAGCGGATCACCGCTTCCATATTAAGATCGGCCAACGTTTCGTCCTCCTGGTCTGAGAGAGAAAACGTACGACGAATGGTGACACGGCTTTTTTTCAACTTCTGCCGCTGTATCTTCGCCAAGGCGATCGCCTCTTTATACGATTTCCGGACGGTGCTGTTCCAGCGGAAACCACAAGCGGCGGCGGTGCGCCCCATCTTCTCTCCCACTTCTTCAAAAGCGGCCAACTGGGTACTCCCTTCCCGAATGTGTCGAAGTACCGTCTCGGCGAGCAACAGATCATCTTCCTCGGTCCATGCATCTTGTCGATTGGCTACCATTTTTCATTCTCCTTTTTCTTCATATCATTCTATATATACTAGTAATGTAGTATGAACGAAAAAGGTGAATCTTAAACATCTATTTTGGGATGCACCCCTTCCATCTTCCTGAATAGATTAAAATAGGCGTTTTTAAGAAAGGAGGAGGGAATCGATGATTGGGTTGGCCGGTCTGGGATTTAGTCCCAACCGCTTCCTCGAAGAGGCCCGACTCTCCCCCATGGAAAAGAAGATCTTCCTCGCCATGCTGCACAGTGAAGGAGCCTACGTCTACCCCTCTTTGCATACTCTCCGTTTCGAGCTTCGCCTTCGGGAGGCAACCGTAGAATCAGCCAAGCTCCTCGATGCAACCCCGGCCGGTTTTGCCTCCTTTGCCGCCTCCCGTTGCAATCCGCAGTATTGGAATCGGACCAGGGAAGGGGGATTCCGCTTGAAGGAAGGGGTAGAACCGGCCACCGCACTTCTCGATATCTTTGAAAACGGGGAAAAATACGCGTTCGAATGTGCCACCGCCGTGGTGATCGTCCTCTATCGGTCGGTCTTAACCCTCCTCGGCCGGGAAACGTTTAACCGACTCTTTGCCGGTCTCTATCTCTGGGACTGGAAGGTGGACCGGGACCTTGGATTAACGACCCGCAAAGATGTGGATTACTACCCTGGCGACATCCTCTACTTCGCCAATCCGGACTATGACCCGCGCACCCCTCACTGGCAGGGAGAGAATACGATCCTCTTAGACGATAACCTCTACTATGGGCACGGGATAGGCATTACCACCCGGGAAGAGATCATTCGCTTCTTGAACCGCTACCGGAAGCCGGGTTCCTCACTGTCCGCCGGCATGAAAAATGCGGCTTCCCGTCCCAGCTATCGTTATCTCGCCCAATTCTCCCCGGAAATAAGAGGAGCGGTTCTCCTCTCGTAAACGGGAACCGCTCCTCTGCTACTGCGCCTTTCCTTTCTCGCTCTTTCGCACATAGAGGAAATAGAGAATAAACACCCCTACCGCCGCAGCGACAATATAGGGAAGATATTGTCCGGAAAGCTCCTTTACATGCATCCAATTGGCTCCGATCTGTTCGCCTACGATCAGGAAGAGGAATGACCAAGGGATGATCGCCAACGTGGTGTATAAGATAAAAAGCCAGACTCCCATCTTGGCAATCCCCGCCGGTACCGAGATGGCGTGACGAACCACCGGAATGAAACGGGCGGCAAAGATCACCCCTGGGCCATATTTTTCGAACCATCGCTCGGCCACATCCAGATGCCTTTCATGGATGAGGAGATACTTCCCATATTTTTTTAACAAAGGCCTTCCTCCATAGTATCCGAGCCAATAGAGGAACAGCTGGGAGAAGACGCCGCCGATCGTTCCTGCCACCATCGCCCCGATGAAATGAATCTTGCCCTGCGCCACCAAAAACCCGCCGTAAGCCAGGACAATCTCGCTCGGAATCACCTCGATCATAAGACCCAGCATGATGCCCAGATATCCCAAATCGGCTAAAAAGGTGAGTACTCCGTAAATAAAAGATTCCATGTGACGCTCCCTTCATGCTTCCCGAGAATTTCTCAGGTCTTCATCGCTCCGGGTGTTTCATCCCTTTTGGGATATCCCTCTGTTCAATCCTCCCTATTATACATCCCGAAAAATGAAAAACCCATGAAAAATCTCTTACACTTAGGTAAGAATCCATAAAAATAGAAGGGGCTTCCTTCTCTTTTGCAAAAGAGGGAAAGCCCACGTCTTGCCTCGTCATCCTGCTGCCGCTTCATCCACAAGGGTATCTTCAGTAGGAGAGAGGAGATGAACGGTAAGCCGGGAGATGCGGAGCTGATCCATCTCTTCGATGATAAACTCGGCCCGTTGATCGTACAAAACCCGTTGACCCTTGCGCGGCGGGATCTCGACTTGGGAATAGACCCATCCCCCGATGGTATCGTAGTCCTCGCATTCGATTTTTAGATGAAATTGTTCGTTCACTTCATCGATCAGAAGACGACCGTCAATCGACCACGTTTCTTCGCCCTTCTTCTCCACCGGCGGGCGCTCCTCGTCAAATTCGTCCTGGATCTCCCCGACGATCTCCTCCAGGATATCCTCCAAGGTGACCAGCCCCGATGTCCCTCCGTATTCATCGATCAGGATGCACATCTCCGTCTTTTTTTTCTGCATGATCTTTAAAAGCTTGCTGATCTGGATGGAGTCCGGCACCTTTGTGATGGGACGGACAAGCCGGCGGATATCCTTCACCTGGTCGTTTTTCCATAAATCTTTAATGTGAATAAACCCGATGATGTGATCCTTATCGGGATCGCAGAGGGGATAGCGGGTATGCATCTCTTTGAAGGTAATCTCCCGATTCTCCTCATAGGTATTCTCGGTATAAAGGCAAACCATCTCCGTCCGGGGGATCATAATCTCCCGGGCGTGGGTCTCGGAAAATTCAAAGATGTTGTCTACCAAGGTTAATTCCGTATTGTCAATGAAGCCACTCTCATGGCTCTCTTTCATCAAGAGGCGAATTTCCTCTTCGGTGTGGGCGGACTGATGATCCGTCTCCGGTTTAAATCCCAGCAACCGTAGAAATAGATTGGCCGCCTCGTTTAGAATCCAGATGAACGGAAACATGATCACATAGAAGAGATGAAGCGGCCGGGCCGCCCATAGGGCGATCGCTTCCGATTGTTGAATGGCCATGCTCTTCGGCGCCAATTCCCCGAGGATGATGTGAAGTGCCGTGATGAGGGAAAAGGCGATCACAAAAGAGAGGGTGTGAAGGATGGCCTCTGAAGTGCCAAGCCCCATCAGTGCTAAAAGCGGCCGTATCATATCGGCCACGGCCGGCTCCCCTACCCAACCTAATCCCAGGGAGGCCAGGGTAATGCCCAGCTGCGTTGCCGATAAATATGCGTTTAAATTGGCAACGATATTCCGAGCAATCTTCGCCTTATGATTCCCTGCCTGAATCAAGGTCTCGATGCGCGTATTCCTTACTTTCACAATGGCAAACTCGGCTGCCACAAAAAAGCCGTTGAGAAAGACAAGGAAGAATACCAGACCAATGTTAAACCACATAGGCAATGGGTCGCTATCCAAATGTTTTCCTATTCTCCATGGGGTGATTCCCGGAACCTCCGTTGAAGAATAGGCGCACCTCCTCATTTTTTAAAGGATTCATTTCTGTGAAACTCCCTCACAAAACTAGGAGTCTCCCGGGAAAATCATATTAACTTTACAGAAATCTAAAATAATTATAGGGGAAGGCGCCCTTCCCCGTCAAGGTCATGTTAAAAATACCGAACATATGATGTCCCTATATCATGCGAAAACGGTATAATACAGGAGGAAGAGATTTAGAGAAATGATGAGGATGGCCACCAACCACGCCAGCACCGTCGTGCTTTTCCGGTTGACCAATCCCCCCATCAGTTTCTCATCACTGGTGAAAAGAATGAGGGGAATGAGGGCAAAGGCAATGCCGAAGGAAAGGATCACCTGGCTTACGACCAGGGCATCGGTTGGATTTATTCCCAAAAGAATTACGGCCAAGGGCGGAATCATCGTAATCAAGCGGCGCAAAAGAAGGGGAATCCTCCGCCGGATAAACCCCTGCATGATGATATCCCCGGAAAGGGTCCCCACCGAAGAACTGGAAAGGCCTGAGGATAGGAGGGCAATTCCAAAGAGAACGGCCGCCATCGGACTGATGAGCTGACCGAACCGGTTGAAAGCCGCATCGATATCCTCCACCGGGAGACGATGGGTGTAAAAAAGGGCCGCCGAGACGATGAGCATGCTGGCATTGACGGCGCCGGCGATCAGCATTGCGATCAGCACGTCGATCTTTTCAAAATGAAAAATACGGGCTTTCTCCCTGTCATTCGTTCCGACCACACGTCTCTGGGTTAGGGCGGAATGGAGATAAATGGCATGAGGCATCACCGTCGCCCCTAGAATCCCCGCTGCCAGCATCATGCTGTTTATATCCTGAAAACGGGGGAGGAAAAGCCCCTGAAGCACTCCGCCGATGGCAGGCCGGGTGAAGAAAACCTGCACGGCAAAGGCGATGACGACCACACCCACCATCATGGCGATGCCGATCTCCAGGGAACGAAAACCACGCCGTTGCAGTTCCAGGATCGCAAAGGATAAAAGGGCGGCCAACAACGCGGACGGAATCATGGGAAGGCCAAAGAGGAGATGAAGCCCTAACGCCGCCCCGATAAATTCGGCCAGGTCGGTTGCCATCACCACCAACTCGCCCTGAATCCACAGCCCGATAGAAACCCAGCGGGGAAAGCGGTCCCTCGATACCTCCGGCAAGTTGAATCCGGTGGCGATCCCCAATTTGGCCGACATCATCTGGATCAGAATGGCCATCAGGTTTGAAAAGAGGACCACCCAAAGCAACAGATATCCATATTGAGACCCGGATGCGATATTGGTGGCAAAATTCCCCGGATCAATATAAGCAACGGAGGCAATAAAGGCAGGTCCCAAGAAGGGGAGTATCTTCTTTAACCCCCGCCTTTTCCCCTGCAGCACTTCATGGGCCGCATGAACGGTAGAACCGGCTGCCGAGCAACTTCCTTGATGCACGCTGATTTCTTCTCGCACCTTTCATCCTCCCCTCTGCGATCCCCCTTAAAATTTGGAGAATCCTTCACTCATTTGTATGAAAACAATAAAGTGGTTGTTCATTAAAGAATTTGGCTTTATGCAAATTAACAATATTAATTATAACTTGAGATCTACGAGAAGTAAATCCTTATCATGAAAGAGCTATTTGCTTTGTACCTTTTTCTTCCCCTTTAGCATGTGAAATTCAAGTTCATTTACGCTACATAACCCCATTTTGATCCGGTATTACAAGGAAATCAAGACGAATTGGTATGATTTGGAGTACCTTGTGGGTGGAGCAGACGATCCCTTTATCCATAAAAACGGCTTGTGGATAAGTTGTGAGGTGACGTTCCAAATCTCCGAGTGCTTGATGCTTGAATTTCGTTCCACACAAACAGTTTCATTTGTGGTATAATGGCCATAACAGATGATCCTCTCCAAGGACAAAATTGTTGCTTACTCACCTACAATTTTACCATGGAAGGATTTATCAGCTTATTTTTTACCACATCGGGAGGCTGGGGTGGAATTTCGCTCAGCCTCTCTTTTTATGTCCAACCCCCCTTATTTTCCGCTTAATTTTGGGGTAAAAATTATTTTCGCTTATCTCTCAACCCTTGTCCTGTCTGGCTTCGCGGACATCTCAAAATGCTCTTTCTTTAAGGATAGGAAAGGGAGGCCACTCAGATTTGACGGTCTGACCGATATCTATTATCATACTTACAACTATATATGGATAGGTAATAGATACAGCGAGGAGAAACGAATGAGAACGGAAGACCACATCCGCCATGCTCACGACCATCATCATCACCACCACCATCGTGATCATCGCAGAGAGGGAGACAAAAAAGGGCTCTTGATGGCGCTTCTGATTACCTCCGCAATGATGTTGTTGGAGTTTTTTGGAGGGCTAATCACCAACAGCTTAGCTCTTCTTTCCGATTCCGGTCATATGCTTAGCGATGCCGGCTCCCTTACCCTCAGCTTGGTAGCCGTTTGGTTCGCCACAAAACCGGCTTCTCCAAGGAAAACCTATGGCTTTTATCGTTTTGAAATATTGGCCGCATTATTTAATGGAGTTACCCTATTTGTGATTGCCGGATTGATCATGTGGGAAGCCATCCGGCGGTTCTTTGAACCCCCGGCCGTCGCAGGTGGTGCTATGATGATGATCGCAACCGCTGGACTGATTGCCAATCTGTTAAGCGCTTGGATCCTTGTGCGGGAAGGCGACGTGAAGGAGAATGTTAATCTTCGTAGCGCCTATCTTCATATCCTTGGGGATGCATTTGGTTCAATAGGGGCTGTTGTCGCGGGGGCAGTCATCTATTTCTTCGGATGGTTTCTTGCCGACCCTATGATTAGTCTCTTCGTTGCTTTGTTAATATTAAGGGGAGCATGGGGAGTGATTCAACATACGATTCATATATTAATGGAAGGAACGCCGATTACGATTGATCAAAGGGAGGTAAAACAAGCATTATTAGAAATTGAAGGGGTGCTTGACGTTCATGATTTACACATCTGGACCATTACTTCAGGATTAGATTCGCTCAGTTGCCATCTATTGATCCGAGACGAAAAGGATGGTCAGCTTATTCTGCAACAGGCCATTCACAAAATAGAGGAACGGTTTAAGATCATGCATACGACCATTCAGGTGGAAAAATCGCATCTACAGCACGCCGATATGAAAGTATAGTCCAATGTTTAAATGTATCTCGGTACATTTGTGACTCGGCTGTGATAGGGCGAAAAAAATTATAAGGTATAAAAAACTTATATTTAAGAAATTTTAGAGCTGTGGCATAATGATAGCGCTTTATTAAATTTAAAAAAGAGGGAGATGTTCAATGGAGTCTTTAATTTTTACAAACAAGCTCTGTAGCGAGATAGGTGACCACAAAACTGACGATTCCACCACATACCATCGTTGACCTTGGTATCTTTTTATTCTCTTCGGCACCAAACAAATGGATCATTTCTTCCTCAGATAATTCATCGGCGCTTTTCCCCGAAGGATGATTTACCGGAGCACTTAAATGCTTGCGGTAATCCAGATCTTTCCACGCCTTAATCAGGTTTTCGTCTGACATCTTAACACAACCTCTTTTCTACTAATATTTTTATTTTCCCTTCAACACTCGATAGGATATGGAGTTGCAGTAAATGTCTCCCACGTTTACCTAAGTCAAAAATGCCAAACCGCAATCGCTATGCTCCATTTGTTCCACATATGGAACCCTTTTCCTTTTGATCATTCTTATCATTCCCATCGATCATAATTCATCCATATTTACACGTTCAATAAAAAGAGGGTTTGATTGATCACTATTGAAATGGTGAGATATCTTTTCCTTCAATTGCAGAAACAGATTTCGTTCAATCTCTATATACGGAATGTCCTCCATGCTTCGTAAAATTTTATCGTATTTTTTCATCAATTGTTGGACTTCCTTTTTATTCCCCTTCAAGACGCCCATAATTATACGAATAAGTAAAACATTTTCTTTCACCTTTACATGTTGACCCAACGATTGAGCGGTCTCATATGTGAGTTGATCTGTGTGATAGAGAAATAGATGAAGGATTTTATAAGTGTAATAGTAACTAATCAGTATCTTTCGGAAATCCTTATACGATGATTTAAGACCTACTTCTATATATTTTTTGAGGTTTGAAATGGCTTGAGACAAGCCATAAACATCCAAATCATAATAAAAAAGGAAAAAGATATCAGATGGGAAAAAAAATGAATCAAATAAATCCGTATTCATCTTTTTTTCCATCATGCTTTGTTTGCTAGATGATACCAGGCGGTTGTCCCATTCCCTTGGTTTCTTACCGGACATCATCTCAGCCACAATTTTCATGCTTCTTTCGATATCGGAAAACTTTACCCTATTCCGAATCAAAAAATAGGCAACAGCTCCATCATTGCTGAATTGGCCGAATGGGATAACAGTTCCGAAAAAAAGGAAAGAATTGATCAAAAAACTATATAGAAATAGCGTTTCACTCGTCGATAGCGATTTATAAGCGTATAAACTGGTTGATGCAGCAATGAGTGAAAATAATGGACCCCCTAAAGCATAAATGATGAGTTGGATGCGACCCACTCCCCCCCTTAAAGGTACCATGATCGTCACTCCGCCACCTTCCCACAAATAAGGGAACTCCTTAATTTTTAATCCATGATCAGTTTTTATGATATTTATTGGCCATATAATGACTTGCCTAAAAGAGAAACCCACCAACCACCCGGCAACCACATGGCCAAATTCGTGAAAAGCAATTCCCCCAAAAAGTAATAACAATAAAATCCACACGAAATGAATGATTGAGGAAAACTGCGGGAATACCTGACTAACAAGAATAGATAGCACTGCAATAACCGTGATTAGTCTAAATGGTTTTAATAATCGATCCATCACAGCCCCTCCCTGGAAATTTAGATTGATGCCCCCCCGCATCTATATGAATTTTTCACGACTATCCAGAAACGAATAAACATCATGTACGTTCTTGCCACTGAGTTGGACTCGTTCTCAATCGATCCATTCGATCCATATATTCCTGAAAGGTGTCGCATTCAAATAATCTGTTTTCATGCCAATATCTGAACTCCGCTTGATCCTTCGGTTGTGCTAACATGATTAATTTCATCGTTGCAAAGGAAGCTTCTAAATCTTCATTAGTCTTTGTTATTTTTACACCATTAAGATATTCAAGTATTGTTCGTAGTGTTTTACGAAACTTGTTTTCTTTCTCTTGTTCTGTATCGATGGTAAATATGGATGTCCGGTCCACAACGATGATCCCCATATATCTGGACACTTTGGATAGATATTCTTCAACCAATTCGGCTCCGTTGGTTGCAGCAGAGACAATCACTGCTCCAGGTTTCCCATGTAATCGGAATAAATGAGCCCAGTAGGACAATCGATCGATTAAAGCTTTCATATCCGCAGATACATTATGGGAATAAACCGGACTGGCTAATATGATGAAGTCTGCAGCGAGCATCTTTTTTTTGATGAGATTCATATCATCATCCGGAAGATTGTCTTGCTCACAATACCCTTTTTCAAAACAAATTTTTCAGCCCGTTGAATGATGTATGTGTGTATTTGTTGCACTAAATAAATCACACCGTACGTCCTCTTGTTGACTAAGAAGCTCTTCTTTGAGTCGTCGAAGATATTTCATTAGCTGCGATTCTTCATTTCTGATTCCTCCATAAATAAACACTTTTTTGGGCGGCATAACCAACACCCCTCAATCATTAGTCTAGCGTCAAAACAGATGGAACCGTTTTGTGATCTGCCAATCTCAATAGCTGGTAACCAATTCCCGATAAGCCTGTAAATAGTCCGATCGCCGTGAATCCAGGAATTGATCTGACCTGATAATGCCCACGTTTCTCTGCCTTGTTGATGATGTCAATCGCAATTTTACGCGCGGTATACAAATATCGTTTTTCGC
The DNA window shown above is from Thermicanus aegyptius DSM 12793 and carries:
- a CDS encoding M50 family metallopeptidase; this encodes MDRLLKPFRLITVIAVLSILVSQVFPQFSSIIHFVWILLLLLFGGIAFHEFGHVVAGWLVGFSFRQVIIWPINIIKTDHGLKIKEFPYLWEGGGVTIMVPLRGGVGRIQLIIYALGGPLFSLIAASTSLYAYKSLSTSETLFLYSFLINSFLFFGTVIPFGQFSNDGAVAYFLIRNRVKFSDIERSMKIVAEMMSGKKPREWDNRLVSSSKQSMMEKKMNTDLFDSFFFPSDIFFLFYYDLDVYGLSQAISNLKKYIEVGLKSSYKDFRKILISYYYTYKILHLFLYHTDQLTYETAQSLGQHVKVKENVLLIRIIMGVLKGNKKEVQQLMKKYDKILRSMEDIPYIEIERNLFLQLKEKISHHFNSDQSNPLFIERVNMDEL
- a CDS encoding DedA family protein, giving the protein MESFIYGVLTFLADLGYLGIMLGLMIEVIPSEIVLAYGGFLVAQGKIHFIGAMVAGTIGGVFSQLFLYWLGYYGGRPLLKKYGKYLLIHERHLDVAERWFEKYGPGVIFAARFIPVVRHAISVPAGIAKMGVWLFILYTTLAIIPWSFLFLIVGEQIGANWMHVKELSGQYLPYIVAAAVGVFILYFLYVRKSEKGKAQ
- a CDS encoding mersacidin/lichenicidin family type 2 lantibiotic, whose amino-acid sequence is MSDENLIKAWKDLDYRKHLSAPVNHPSGKSADELSEEEMIHLFGAEENKKIPRSTMVCGGIVSFVVTYLATELVCKN
- a CDS encoding flavodoxin family protein, coding for MCFEKGYCEQDNLPDDDMNLIKKKMLAADFIILASPVYSHNVSADMKALIDRLSYWAHLFRLHGKPGAVIVSAATNGAELVEEYLSKVSRYMGIIVVDRTSIFTIDTEQEKENKFRKTLRTILEYLNGVKITKTNEDLEASFATMKLIMLAQPKDQAEFRYWHENRLFECDTFQEYMDRMDRLRTSPTQWQERT
- a CDS encoding hemolysin family protein; translation: MWFNIGLVFFLVFLNGFFVAAEFAIVKVRNTRIETLIQAGNHKAKIARNIVANLNAYLSATQLGITLASLGLGWVGEPAVADMIRPLLALMGLGTSEAILHTLSFVIAFSLITALHIILGELAPKSMAIQQSEAIALWAARPLHLFYVIMFPFIWILNEAANLFLRLLGFKPETDHQSAHTEEEIRLLMKESHESGFIDNTELTLVDNIFEFSETHAREIMIPRTEMVCLYTENTYEENREITFKEMHTRYPLCDPDKDHIIGFIHIKDLWKNDQVKDIRRLVRPITKVPDSIQISKLLKIMQKKKTEMCILIDEYGGTSGLVTLEDILEEIVGEIQDEFDEERPPVEKKGEETWSIDGRLLIDEVNEQFHLKIECEDYDTIGGWVYSQVEIPPRKGQRVLYDQRAEFIIEEMDQLRISRLTVHLLSPTEDTLVDEAAAG
- a CDS encoding protein-glutamine gamma-glutamyltransferase, whose product is MIGLAGLGFSPNRFLEEARLSPMEKKIFLAMLHSEGAYVYPSLHTLRFELRLREATVESAKLLDATPAGFASFAASRCNPQYWNRTREGGFRLKEGVEPATALLDIFENGEKYAFECATAVVIVLYRSVLTLLGRETFNRLFAGLYLWDWKVDRDLGLTTRKDVDYYPGDILYFANPDYDPRTPHWQGENTILLDDNLYYGHGIGITTREEIIRFLNRYRKPGSSLSAGMKNAASRPSYRYLAQFSPEIRGAVLLS
- a CDS encoding Nramp family divalent metal transporter, with the protein product MSVHQGSCSAAGSTVHAAHEVLQGKRRGLKKILPFLGPAFIASVAYIDPGNFATNIASGSQYGYLLLWVVLFSNLMAILIQMMSAKLGIATGFNLPEVSRDRFPRWVSIGLWIQGELVVMATDLAEFIGAALGLHLLFGLPMIPSALLAALLSFAILELQRRGFRSLEIGIAMMVGVVVIAFAVQVFFTRPAIGGVLQGLFLPRFQDINSMMLAAGILGATVMPHAIYLHSALTQRRVVGTNDREKARIFHFEKIDVLIAMLIAGAVNASMLIVSAALFYTHRLPVEDIDAAFNRFGQLISPMAAVLFGIALLSSGLSSSSVGTLSGDIIMQGFIRRRIPLLLRRLITMIPPLAVILLGINPTDALVVSQVILSFGIAFALIPLILFTSDEKLMGGLVNRKSTTVLAWLVAILIISLNLFLLYYTVFA
- a CDS encoding cation diffusion facilitator family transporter, whose amino-acid sequence is MRTEDHIRHAHDHHHHHHHRDHRREGDKKGLLMALLITSAMMLLEFFGGLITNSLALLSDSGHMLSDAGSLTLSLVAVWFATKPASPRKTYGFYRFEILAALFNGVTLFVIAGLIMWEAIRRFFEPPAVAGGAMMMIATAGLIANLLSAWILVREGDVKENVNLRSAYLHILGDAFGSIGAVVAGAVIYFFGWFLADPMISLFVALLILRGAWGVIQHTIHILMEGTPITIDQREVKQALLEIEGVLDVHDLHIWTITSGLDSLSCHLLIRDEKDGQLILQQAIHKIEERFKIMHTTIQVEKSHLQHADMKV
- a CDS encoding RsfA family transcriptional regulator, producing the protein MVANRQDAWTEEDDLLLAETVLRHIREGSTQLAAFEEVGEKMGRTAAACGFRWNSTVRKSYKEAIALAKIQRQKLKKSRVTIRRTFSLSDQEDETLADLNMEAVIRFLKDQKAVLQELTKKAHQLEGELKEKEREIGRLTEENKKMKEEYSSAKTVNDDYKTLLQIMERARKMVVLGEGQEETPVFKMDRNGNLERVL